TCTTGCGCTTGGCGACCTCCTTCCACCGCTTACGGTTCTCCatcatctccgccgccaacCACGCCTTGGTCTCGGCGTCAAAGAACTCGTCCATCACCGGATCGAACGCCTTGCCCCCGCCCTTGCCGTCGGGCCCGACGACGAACCGGACCTTCTTGACCGTCACGGGATCCGCGAAAGCGCACACCGCGCGGTACAGGCCGTTGAACAGCATCGGCGCGCCCACCATGATCATGCCCGCCAGCCTCTCGGGGTACGATCGAGCAAACAGCCCGAGGCACGCGCTGGCGACGCTGGGATTCATGTCGTACACGCTAAACTGGTGAAAGTCCACGACCCACACGTACTGATCGTTCGGGAACGGCCGCAGGTTGGGTTCCAGGAGCTCCAGCACCTGCATGCAGTGCTCGGCGTTCGTGCTCGGGGTCTTGTCCTTGGCGAGGCCGATGTCGCTGTACACCAAggctcggccgcgtcgatcccATCCCACGAAGTTCATGTAGTGCGATCGGAGGTCCTTGTCGATGCACGCGGAGCACACGCGCGTCTCCgggcgctccgcgacgcgccacTTGAGCGTGTCCGTCAGCCGCTTCGTCGCCTTGGCCAGGTtgccgcgatcggcgcgcagGAATCTCTCGACGTTGGCCCGGGTGCACCAACGACGGACGGCTTCGTCCGAGTCGAGGATCGGCtgaaccgcgcgcgcgagggcgtcgacgtcgtcctggTCCAGGACGGGCATCGCCCGGCCGTGAAGATCGCCCTccgccacctcgtcgtccgtcgtcaTGACGCGTgcacgcgagcggcgcctcgacgcaGTGTCGCTTCGAGACTTGAAAAGTCTTCGCGATTTGTCTGGTCGTCGGTAAATGTTTCGTGTTTTGTTTTCCCACCAACCTCGGAACGTCCGAGGGGCTTCCCTTGGGCAACGAGAGGCAGACACGTCCTCGGATCCGAGGAACGGTCCGAGATCCCCACCTCTCGACATCGGGCACGAAGGGTTGAGGGGCCCCGTGTCCGGCGCTCCTAACCTAAGAGTCGCCGACTCGCCAACCGACACACAAgttcggcgcgcgccgctctctCGCCGGATACGGCTCTGAAACCGTAGGCGATCCAGACCCGCGACATGATTGAGCACGCGCCGACCGGCGCGGAtatccgcgtcgacgtcgaccgcgcgctgccTCCCGTGCGAGGGCTGCCCCGCGTGCCCTCGCACGGGGCGCTCCCTCACGAGAAAGTGAGCCCCGGGGAGAGTCCGACACGCGTGGGCGACGGGATCCAGATCACCCTCGATGGACTCGGATGCCtcatccccgcgcgccgaggccgcgacgatcgctacaccgagcgcgccgcgaagctgccaaccgtcgacgaggtcccGGGcaaagccggcggcggcggcaagaagTTCAAAACGCTGCTCTCCAACGTGCGTCGCCGCTTGCGTTTACTTTTCTTGCTTTTGCTTTCCCTCGACCCATCTTAACTTGACCCCTTCTCACCGCCCTACAATCCCCGTTTGCTCTCAGGTCACCGGAACGATCTACTCGGGCGACATGTGCGCCGTCATGGGcccgagcggcgccggcaaGACCACGCTCCTCGACATCATCAGCCGGCGCAAGACAGAGGGCAAGATCCTCGGGAAGAACTACTTCGACGGCGCAGAGCCGTCCAAGAGCATGGTCAAGAAGTACACGGCCTACATCCAGCAGCAGGACTGCTTCTTCGGCGGGGCCACCGTGTCGGAGACGATCCTATTCGCTGCCATGGCCAAGCTCCCGCCCGGGGACCCCGCCGAGAAGCACGCCAAGGTTGCCGAGGTCATAGCGCAGCTCAACCTGCAGCGCTGCGCCAACACGTACATGGGCAACAGGCTGATCCgcggcgtcagcggcggcgagatgaagcgcaccgccgtcgcgtgcgcgctccTATGTTCCCCGCGGTGCATGTTCCTCGACGAGCCCACCAGCGGCCTCgactccgcgatggcgcaggAGGTCATCTGCAACCTGAGGGCGCTGCAGGTCAAGCAGGGCTGCACGTTTGTCGTCACGATCCAtcagcccgcgcccgtcgtcttcgacgcgttcaaccgcctcgtcctcctcaaCATCGGTCGTCTGGCGTACTGGGGACCCGGACGCAGCGCCCCGCTCGAGTTCTTCGCGGCGCAGGGCTTCCCGTACCGCCAGGGCTACAACGTCGCAGAGTACCTCATCGACACCCTCTCGCACCACGACGAGGaaaccggcggcggccacgacTTTGAGGGGTACTACGCGAGATCCAAGCTCTGCGAGgagaacgccgcgacggtccgCGAGACCGTGGAGGCGTGCGACAgcggcctcgccgtcgacagCGGGATCCACGCTGACGGCAAGGGCAAGAGCAAGTACGCCAACAATCTCTCCCGCGAGCTCTGGGTGCTGCTCAGGTACAAAGGGCTGCCCCGCGCGAAGCACCCGCTGTTCATCTCGCTGCGCGTGTTCCTCTacatcctcctcgcggcgctgctctcCTCATTCTTCTACAGTCAGGATAGGCAGCTCACCGGCATCTTTAACACCGTGGGTATCCTCTTCATCGCGGTGATCCTCCCGTGTTTCATGGCTCAGGTTTTCGTCGAGGAGATGAAATTTGACCGAGAGGTTTACACCAGGGAATTCAACGACGCCTACTACCGCGCCGGgacgtacgtcgccgcgaggataCTCACCGAGATTCCGTACCTCTTTCTCAGCGGCGgagcgttcgcggcggttcTGTACTGGTGCATCGGCCTCAACGACGACTTGGAGCGGTTTGGCTtcttcgtcctcgccacCTTCGTCAACTTCGCCATCGCGATGCTCGTGGGGTTCACCATCGCCAGCGgcatcgcgggcgaggtgGGCCCCGCGGTGGTCCTGCCCATATATACCACGCTGAACATGCTTGTTGGCGGGTTCTTCATCCGCAAGGCCACCATCCACGCCATGTGGATCTGGCTGTACTGGATCTCGTTCCTCCAGTGGACGTGGTCCGCGATCATGCTCAACGAGTTCGGGGGCGAGGAGTACACCGACCACtgcgaagacggcggcggcgggctcaaGTCTTTCCTCGCCACCATGCCGTTATCGCCGCGGCAGACTCGCGCCGTGGAGCTGTACGAGTACAGCCGACGCGCCGGAGAGTGCGAAGCCGTGCTCGGCGACTCTGTTCTCGGGAgcttcgagctcggcggccgGGACAAGTGGGAGTGCCTCGGGTACGCCGCCTGCAGCATCCCGGTGCTCATCGCGCTGTTCTACGTCGGCGTGAGGTACGTGAGACACGAGAAGCGCTGATCGTTCGGGGGAGGTtgcgcgtccgcgtggtCGACGTTGTCTTGCTGTGAATAAAAAAGACTCGCTTTCTTTCGTCCAATTTATGAGCGGAGGCCCTGGGAGCCGTCAGCGGAGGTCGGAGAACGCCCCGCGTCCGGACCGGGCCCCAAAAAATCTCTCTAGGCTAGATTAATACGTCACGCTGTCTGCTACGGTCGCGGTTTACCTGCGAGGGCAGTCCTTGCACGCCTTGGCCACGGGGCGGTCGGGGTGAACGCACTTGGCCTTGGCCATCTCGTtcacgggcgcgtcggccttctcgagggcgtcgcacACGAGGGGGCACTTGAactcctcagccttggcgggaGTGacctccttggcggcggcgcggcaccTGACGGTCTGAAAGGGATCGAAAGCGGGAGGGGAGATCGGGTCAGCGTCGTGACGTCATCGTGGAAATATACAAACGCGTTCGGCGAAGGAGAGGCGTTGCGgtgggacgcggacggggcAGCAAGGGAGGACGCTCAcctggcggcgcgcggcgggggccttgacggcggcgaaggagaaaAGAGCGGTCTGGGCGgacatcgtcgtcggtggtTTTAGGTGACTGTGGTCTCGGTGCGAGGCGTTGTGTGCGAGAGAAACAGCCGGAACGTCGTTTGTTTGAGGCTGCGCTTTTCCGCGGCGGATGTGCTCCGCCATCCATTTCGATGATTTGGGCGGGGGAAAACGAGGGTTCATGACTCGACGTTCGACGCCGCTTTAATAAAAAAGAAATGGTCGGTCGTGACATGTCCGACCGAGAAAAAACTTTCGAGTCGAAGGTAGACCCTAATAAAAACGAAGACGAAGCATCGCCGCTCGCCCTTTtacacgcgcgcgcctgcaCGTTCCGACGAACTCAGGCAACATGGCGGCTGAGCAGACTGAGAAGGCGTACCAGAAGCAGCTTGGCGTGAACGTCGGGTGCGTATCCCACCCGCGTCTCctatcgcgcgcgtctccggcgacCACCTCTCCTGTTTTTTCCGAACCCATCGCGGGCCCAAGACTGACGCCGTCCCGCCTTTCTCCCACCCCAACAGCTTCGGCCCCAAGGGCAAGAAGGCGCGTCCCGGCAAGAACGGTACCCGCTACTACAAGAACGTCGGTCTTGGCTTCAAGACCCCGCGTGAGGCTATCGAGGGTAAGTCGCCGGCCcgtcgatcggcgcgctccgGCGTTGCGCGAGATTTCAGGTTTCATTAGGGTTAGAGGCTGCTCCCCAGGTTTTTGGGGAgccgtcgcgcggctcgagggcgagcgcggggatgaacttggacgcgcggcgcgtgcgaaTCGCGTCGCAACGCGCGTTTGGGTCGTCCCCGGTTTCCCCGAGTGGCTCGGCGGGCGATCGcgcacgggcgcgcgcggcgatggggacCATCCCAAGTCTCCCCAACCCGCCCCCGGGCTGCCAGCCACCAGTGACATTTTTGCCCAGCCCCCACACTCCGCGACTCCACTCCTGCCCAAGAACGGAGCGCTCACCGTTCGTCCTACTTTCCTTCCCGACAACAGGCACCTACATCGACAAGAAGTGCCCCTTCACCGGTAACGTGTCCATCCGCGGCCGCATCTTGACCGGCCTCGTGAAGACCCACAAGATGAACCGCACCCTCATCATGCGCATGGACTACCTCCACTACATTAAGAAGTACCAGCGTTACGAGAAGCGCCACACCAACCTCCCGGCGCACATCTCCCCCTGCTTCCGCGTCAAGGAGGGTGACACCGTGGTCGTGGGCCAGTGCCGCCCTCTCTCCAAGACTGTCCGTTTCAACGTCCTCAAGGTCATTCCTTCCGGTTCCAAGAGCGGCAAGTCCTTCGCTGCGCACTAAATGGTCATTTGATGCGTAGCCAAGTGTAGAGGGTGGGGTTTCCTTTGCGAGCGATCGCAGCGACGGGTTGGTCGCGTTTCGGTAGCATTAGTCATGACGTGTTGAAATGAGATCGCATCGCGCGAGAGTTCGCAAACTATCAACGGCTGGGTTCAGATTCGCTCAAAGTCACTTTGAAGTTGTTTCTCACCTCGGCTAGCTCTAGTGGCGGTGGTCGCCAAACTGCTCGCACCAGTCCTCGTACCTCGACAGGTGCAGCACCGCCGACGGTTTCGTCACCTCcatcgccaacctcgcgtcctcctccgtgaTGGATCCCACGctcacgggcgcggcgcggggcgcgcggcgaccttcCCCCTCCAACCTGGCCATCAGTCGCCGCAGCGGCCGCATGGCCATCTCCTTGCacagcgtcgcgacgtcggacCCGCTGTACCCCACCGTCTCGTCCGCCACCCGATCCAGGCTCACCCCGTGATCCATCTCGTGAGGTCGCAGCAACGTCTTGGCCAtcgccagcctcgcgtccCTGTTGGGCAGGCCCACCAGCACCCGCTTCTCCAGCCTGCGCAGCATGGCGAGGTCCAGCTCCCACGGCAGGTTCGTCGCGCAGAGCACGAAGACCCCGCtggcgcaccgcgcgggcgacgccagGCCGTCCATCTGGATCAACAGCTCGGTCTTCATGCGCCGGCTCGCCTCGTgctcaccgcccccgcccccgcccggtcccccccgcgcgctcatcaacgcgtcgatctcgtccaTGAAGACGGTGCTGGGCGCGTGGTGATGCGCGAGCTCGAACAGCACGCGCACCAGCTTCTCGCTGTCGCCCCGCCACTTGCTCAcgacggtggacgacgacacgTTGAAGAACGTCGTGTCGCactcggtggcgacggctTTGGCGAGCATCGTCTTGCCCGTGCCCGGGGGACCATACAGCAAGACGCCCCGCCACGGCGCCAACAAACCGCGAAACAGCTCGGGGTATCGAATCGGCATCACCACAGCCTCCTTCAGCAAACGCTTGGCGTCGTCCAACCCCGCGACGGACTCCCACGGGACGTTGGGGTTGCCCCAGTGTATGTCCCTGCGTATCACCTCCGCCAGGTCGTTcaggtcgcccgcgcccaagtCGAgagtggacgccgcgggcggaggGCAGGGTCCCGAgacatccgccgccgcgcccgctccccgccgccgcgcgccgccgtcgccgctgacgGACAGATCCGGCGCGGCCCCGCGttgcgacgccggcgtcttCGCCCGCGACCCGGCCCGTtcggacgtcgaggcggacgttTTCCCTGCGACGGAGCCGTATccccgacccgcggcggcggcggcggcgttgttGACGTTTTTGGaattcgcgtcgcgccccagGGGAACCCCGCGCTGCCCCggccgtcccgtcgccgtgcccgccgcgccgcccgcgtctaTCTCTAGGGTCTCCCCCGCCCGCCTGAAGAGCTTTGGTGCCCTGCCGAACCGTTGGATGTggtgctcctcgagctcgcggaagATGCGCTCGAGGTGCACGTTGTCCGCTGCATCTACCGTGCCAGGCGCCAGCGAAGACTCCCTCtggagcacctccgcgcTGTCCACGTAGCCGTTATCGCGCAGGTACCTGAGGAGTAAGACGATCGCGTTGCGTTTGCGCTCCTGGGGACATCGGGGAAAGAGAAGGAAGCGGCGTGAGCGAGGGTGCGAGGGACCCGACCAACCGTTGGGTGCGAGATTGGCGCCATGCGgactcgcgcgggggcgtcctcgcgggtcGATGGGGCGCGTACCTTGGCCTTCGCGGCCTCCGCGTCTTTCACCATCGTGTTTATCTTCATGGATGCGAGCGCGGCCATCTTTCTCGCCGCGactcgcccgccccgcgcgggtccagtgtgggcgaggagcgcggttTCCTTTCGCTGCGAATAGTCTCGGAAGTGGAGACACTTTtccggcgcggggaccgcCGCCCTTGGACGATGACGGAACTCGGAGTGAAGGCGAACCTGGACCCCACTACgtgggcgggcgcgttcgactGTTCGGCGTGCGGCCGTAAGCGCCTTCCCGCGGTCGAATTCTCCAAGAACATGGTGCTCAAAAGGCGGAAGGATgagtcggcggcgatcaagTGCCTGAGATGTACGCAGGCTGATGAGGTCAAGGAGagggaggccgccgccgagaaggcgaaggctAGGGCGGCGGAAGGGGAAGGAGGCGAGGTTATGCTTCACGAGTGCGCGAAGTGCAAGGAATCCAAGCCCGCGAGCGAGTTCTCGCGCAAGCAACTCATGCAGAAGGGCCCCGGGAAGCAGAGGTGCTCGCCGTGCCTGGCTGCCGAGCAGGATGAGGCGCCACAGGGGGcagccgcgagggcggacgcCCTGCTCAAGGCGCGAGAGGCGACCGCAAAGGCGGAGAAATCgggcgtggcggcgtcgttcgtggCTTCCGTGAAGGAGACGAACCTGGAGGCTGAGATGGTCACCGGGCTCTCGGCCGTGAGGATCGGCCCGGGCAggggccgaggccgaggtaGGGGATCGAATCCGAACAGCATgctcggtcgcggcggacgcggaggaaggGGAAAGCGATGAGAAGCTCATCAAGACTGCGTGTCGCGTTGGTGATTTGAATGATAACGTTAGTATATACATCGCCGTCTGTGTCGTCTAAAAGTCTTACATGCGAACCATCGCAATGCCCTGCTCCATGTTCATCTCTCCGACTCCGACCCGCCCGAGGCCGTGGATCCCCCAGTTGTCCCAGCTGTTCATCATCAGCCAGTACGGGTGACCGGTGGCCTCGTCGAACCCCCAACCGATGAGTTTCGTCGCGTGCATCCCCAAGCCCTCCTCGTTcttgtcctcctcgcgcacggTGTACACGCCCGCGTGATACCCGTAAAAGTCCGAGTGCACCGTCCCAAACGTGACAGCCACGGGTCCGTAGGTCATAATCTCCTGCGCGATGCACGCCCAGTCGTTGGGCGGGCACGTGTAGACGTCGGACTTGGGGAACACCTTCTGATCCGCAAGCTTGAACGTGTTCCCGAGGCACgtgccgtcgtccacgtGCGCCGGGCACTCGTGGGGGATCACGCCCTGAACCTGGCACGGGTGCTCGCAGGGCTCAAACTCGTACGGCAGACACGCCGTCTTGCTGCGGTTGAGCATCCCGCCAAACACCATACCCTTGGTGGTGGCTTCGTgcatcgccaccgcgacgtcgccgccctggcacccgctgccgccgtcgTAGCACGACAGGGGGTACTGCGGGGagagctcgcgctgctccgcgccgccgctggcgaTGCAGAGGCGATCGTTCATaacctccgcggtggccaccGCCCAGCACGAGCCGCACTTTCCCTGGTCGCGGACCGTCCCGATGATCGCGCGGCATTGCGGCCACTTCTGACGGGCGTCGAAGTTCAGGGGAAGGTTCCAATCAGCCGggtcgaacgccgccgccacgaagTTGCCCTCGTAAAAGTTGTAGCTCTCGCCGGTGATTGGATCGCGCCCGTGCCTGGTGCCaaacgcctcgccgagcttgcCCTTGTTCTTCGCCACGTTCGCAAACTCGGAGAGGGGCAGCTTGGCGTAGTCCGTCTGCCCGGGGATGACACCCCCGAGGGGTTTCTTGTGCTCCTCGGAGAGCTTGTGGTCGGGTCGCCGCTTCCACCGCGGTCGCAGCCTCCGGCCCAAATTGGGACGCGGCTGGCCGTTGAGAGCCTGGTGCCTCTGCACCATGCggttcgtcgccgtctccaggTGTTCGACGTCGATGACCGACCACAGCGGGTAGTCGCGGATGGGTGGGAAGGTCTCGCGGACAAACTCGGCGAACTCGTCGGGGGAGAtctcggcgagcgacgcctcAGTTCCCCCCCGCTCGATTCTCGCCCAGTAGTTGGCGagaccgacgccgacgccgccgacgtcgacgttcAGGGCGCTCACTTCGGTGAGCAGTTGCTTGATGCGGGCCTTCTTGGTGCCGTCAGTCTCGGACGAGAATCGAATCGAGTCCGCCAGCGCAATCAGGCTGTTGTATTTCTCCTCAGACAGCGTGGGGATAACCTCCTTCAGCTTGTAAATCTTGTTCTTTTCGTAATCGGGAAGCCGGTCAACCAGCCTTGCCCACTCGGTCGGTGCGTCCACGAACaccacggcgccgagctcggccttggcggccgAGCCCTTGCGCTCCGACTTCATTGCGGGTTCCCTAAAAAGCGGCTGATGCTTTCCAGAGGGTTTTTGCCTTACGTTTTGCCTCTTCCTCaggcccatcgccgcctgcgcctgaTCGGCAAAGTCGAGAATCTCGTTCCGGCTCGCGGTGGAGAGTTTCTCCTGAAGCGGCCTGGCGCTCTTCACGCCCTTGGCGCCCTTGGCGACCTGGGGCGCGACGTTGCTCTtgcgcgccggggcgggaaGCTTCTCGCCGGGGTGCGCCGCCTGCCACCTGTCCTTGAGGAAATCAGCGGCGTACTCGAGAGCCacggcgtcctccgtcgTCCAAGTCGGGTAGGACCTGCACGCGGGGAGCACGTTCTGGAGGAACTTGCCGAACTTCTCGGGGGAAACCTCGAGCTTGTCGGCAACCTTCTTGGTGCCGCGGGAGTCCACGCGCCTGAAgtgcgcgtccacgcccgcctTGATGTCGGAGAGATCCGCGAGGGTGGAGAGCCGGTCGATGACCTGCTTCACCGACATGCGGGTGGAGCCGTCAACCTTggtcgcgagctcgtcgctgAGCTTCATGATGTACTGGAAGTGCTCCTCCGGGATGGTCGGGGTGTTGGCCACGAGCTTCTCGAGGACGCCCCGGGGTCCCGCGGGGAGAGCCGACGTGACCTCTCCGAAGACctgctccgcgtcgacggattTTCCGAGGGGAGCCGACTTGTGCGCAACCTTCTCATCGTTGACCCAGTCCGGGTGCGTCGCCTCGAACTGCTCTTGGATGCGGTTGGTCACGCGCTGCATGCGGGTGATGTCCTCATCCGACCAGTTGGGCCAGTGACGAATCGGGATCATGGTATCGATGACAAACTCCGCGAGCCGGTCGATGGACACCTCGCCGGTttcggcgtcgcgcttgCCAGAGTTGATGCGCTTGAAGTGCATGTCGAGACCGGACTGGATGTCGTCGGTGCCGGTGAGGTAGGGCAACTTGGTCATGAGCTGATCGAGGGTCGCCTTGGTGGTGCCGTCGCGAGTGGTCTGGAGCTTATTGGCCAGCTGGATCATGTTCTGGtacttctcctcctcgagcccTGGAACAGAGTTGAGCATCTGGTACAGGTGCTGGCGGGGCTCCAGGGGCATGtggtcgacgagctcggacCAGATGGCGGGCGCGTTGTTGATCtggccgagcgccgcgttctccttGCGGGAGTCCACGGTGCGAAGTCCCATCGCCGCTCGGTCGGAGTTGGACGTCTTCTGGCCCATAGCCGCCCCGGcagccgcggtggcgcgctgcctggcgcgggcggtgacgaTGCGCATCTTGGCAATCTCGGAGTTTGACCAGTGGTCGGGGAACTTGCGAGCCGCGGGGAAGATGTCGCGGACGAactcggcgagctccatcGGGGAGATCtcgtcgagcgtcgccgggtcGTTGACGCCGTGTATCTTCTTGTACAGCCTCGCGTAGTGCTTCTCGAgaccggcgtcgatgtcggaCACGTCCATCATGTAAGCGAGCCTGTCGCGGAgctccttggccttggccttggtgTTGCCGTCGATCTTCCAGTTgatgtcgtcggcgaggtccaTGCACCGCTGGTagtcctcctcggtgaggCCGGGGACGCGTTGACGGAGGGAGATGAGCGCCTGGTTATCCCGCGCCGGAAGGTCGTTGGTGAGCTTCCACCACTCAGCgtacgcgtcgatgccgttTTCGTTGAGCTTGGTGGCGTCGGTGTTGGCCTCCCAGTCCGGCGCGGATCCGAGGCgggccttggccttggccatcgccgcgcggcgctccttgGTGCGCTTGGTAACCACGCGCATCctctcgatctcctcgccgccccacTCCTCGGGGAAGCGGCGAGCCGCCGGGAAGACGTCAGCAACAAACTCGGCAAGCTGAGTCGGGGTGATCTCGTCGATGTCCGCATCCTCCCATCCCTTCTCTTGGTAGTGCTTCttgacgaggcgctcgtagTGCAGCTTGAGACCTCGGTCGAGCTCGGAGACATCGATCATGTAAGCGAGCCTGTCGCGGAGCTCCTTGGCCTTGTCCTTGGTGGTGTGGTCAATCTTGGCCTGGATGTCGGCGGCAAGCTCCATGCACCTGTCGTaatcctcgagcgcgagcgtgggCACCATGCTGCGAAGCTTGATGAACTGGTCCTTGTCGTGCTCGTTGAGGTCGTCGGTGAGCTTCCACCACTCGGCGAAGGGATCAATGCCGTTCTTGTTGAGCTTGGAGGCATCGGCATCGGCTTCCTCCTTGGAGGCATCGGCGACAgcttcctcgccgagggtggccttggccttggaAGCCTTCTTAGATCCGAGGCgggccttggccttggccatcgccgcgcggcgctccttgGTGCGCTTGGTAACCACGCGCATCctctcgatctcctcgccgccccacTCCTCGGGGAAGCGGCGAGCCGCCGGGAAGACGTCAGCAACAAACTCGGCAAGCTGAGTCGGGGTGATCTCGTCGATGTCCGCATCCTCCCATCCCTTCTCTTGGTAGTGCTTCttgacgaggcgctcgtagTGCAGCTTGAGACCTCGGTCGAGCTCGGAGACATCGATCATGTAAGCGAGCCTGTCGCGGAGCTCCTTGGCCTTGTCCTTGGTGGTGTGGTCAATCTTGGCCTGGATGTCGGCAGCAAGCTCCATGCACCTATCGTaatcctcgagcgcgagcgtgggCACCATGCTGCGAAGCTTGATGAACTGGTCCTTGTCGTGCTCGTTGAGGTCGTCGGTGAGCTTCCACCACTCGGCGAAGGGATCAATGCCGTTCTTGTTGAGCTTGGAGGCGTCGGCATCAGCTTCCTCCTTGGAGGCATCGGCGTCAgcttcctcgccgagggtggccttggccttggaAGCCTTCTTGGCCAACTTCTTATCCTtgccgaggggcgcggcgaggtgtgCGCTGGTCTCGTCAGAGTTCCAGTTGGGGTGCGTCGCCTCAAAGGTCTCGCGCACTCGGGCAGTCACGCGCTGCATTTTGGTGATGTCGTCCGCGGACCAGTTGGGCCAGTGACGAATCGGGGGCATGACGTCGAGGACAAACTCCGCGAGTCGGTCGATGGACAcctcgccagcctccacGTTGCGCTTACCAGCGTTGATGCGCTTGAAGTGCTGGTCCAGGCCGCCCTGGATGTCGTCGGTGCCGGTGAGGTAGGGCAACTTGGccatgagctcgtcgagggtcGCCTTGGTGGTaccgtcgcgagcgaccTGGAGTTTGCCGGCGAGATCGAGCATCTTGCGGTAGTTGGTCTCCTCGATGTACGGGACGGACTGCAGCATCTGGTAGAAGTGCTGGCGGGGCTGCGTGGGCAGGTGGTCGACGAGCTGCGCCCAGATGCCGGGCGCGTTGTTGATCtggccgagcgccgcgttctccttGCGGGAGTCCACGGTGCGCTTAcccatggcggcgacggcgtccttgGTCGCCTGGCCCCAAGCCTTCTTCTGGCCCAtgtgcgcggtggcggcggcgcgctgcttggcgcgcgcggcgacgatgcgcatcttgtcgacgtcggcgctgtTCCACTTGGGAAAGTTGCGAGCCGCCGGGAAAACGTCGCGGACGaactcggcgagctcggcgggtgAAATCTCGAGCTCGGAGGGCTGATCTTGCACGCCGTAGTGCTTCTTGACCTGGCGGTCGTAGTGCAGCTTGAgaccggcgtcgatgtcggaGACG
The genomic region above belongs to Micromonas commoda chromosome 4, complete sequence and contains:
- a CDS encoding predicted protein, with translation MTTDDEVAEGDLHGRAMPVLDQDDVDALARAVQPILDSDEAVRRWCTRANVERFLRADRGNLAKATKRLTDTLKWRVAERPETRVCSACIDKDLRSHYMNFVGWDRRGRALVYSDIGLAKDKTPSTNAEHCMQVLELLEPNLRPFPNDQYVWVVDFHQFSVYDMNPSVASACLGLFARSYPERLAGMIMVGAPMLFNGLYRAVCAFADPVTVKKVRFVVGPDGKGGGKAFDPVMDEFFDAETKAWLAAEMMENRKRWKEVAKRKSWMAATFAGRGSTHGWWQTLQPSKTKPPEPPVEGEGGHDIRGCESFRACDAFKNVAQAVRSRGAHGALTSRLADLAPEGIPEPEE
- a CDS encoding ATP-binding cassette superfamily (multidrug (ABCG/PDR-type)) yields the protein MIEHAPTGADIRVDVDRALPPVRGLPRVPSHGALPHEKVSPGESPTRVGDGIQITLDGLGCLIPARRGRDDRYTERAAKLPTVDEVPGKAGGGGKKFKTLLSNVTGTIYSGDMCAVMGPSGAGKTTLLDIISRRKTEGKILGKNYFDGAEPSKSMVKKYTAYIQQQDCFFGGATVSETILFAAMAKLPPGDPAEKHAKVAEVIAQLNLQRCANTYMGNRLIRGVSGGEMKRTAVACALLCSPRCMFLDEPTSGLDSAMAQEVICNLRALQVKQGCTFVVTIHQPAPVVFDAFNRLVLLNIGRLAYWGPGRSAPLEFFAAQGFPYRQGYNVAEYLIDTLSHHDEETGGGHDFEGYYARSKLCEENAATVRETVEACDSGLAVDSGIHADGKGKSKYANNLSRELWVLLRYKGLPRAKHPLFISLRVFLYILLAALLSSFFYSQDRQLTGIFNTVGILFIAVILPCFMAQVFVEEMKFDREVYTREFNDAYYRAGTYVAARILTEIPYLFLSGGAFAAVLYWCIGLNDDLERFGFFVLATFVNFAIAMLVGFTIASGIAGEVGPAVVLPIYTTLNMLVGGFFIRKATIHAMWIWLYWISFLQWTWSAIMLNEFGGEEYTDHCEDGGGGLKSFLATMPLSPRQTRAVELYEYSRRAGECEAVLGDSVLGSFELGGRDKWECLGYAACSIPVLIALFYVGVRYVRHEKR
- a CDS encoding predicted protein → MAEHIRRGKAQPQTNDVPAVSLAHNASHRDHSHLKPPTTMSAQTALFSFAAVKAPAARRQTVRCRAAAKEVTPAKAEEFKCPLVCDALEKADAPVNEMAKAKCVHPDRPVAKACKDCPRR
- a CDS encoding ribosomal protein translates to MAAEQTEKAYQKQLGVNVGFGPKGKKARPGKNGTRYYKNVGLGFKTPREAIEGTYIDKKCPFTGNVSIRGRILTGLVKTHKMNRTLIMRMDYLHYIKKYQRYEKRHTNLPAHISPCFRVKEGDTVVVGQCRPLSKTVRFNVLKVIPSGSKSGKSFAAH
- a CDS encoding predicted protein; this encodes MAALASMKINTMVKDAEAAKAKERKRNAIVLLLRYLRDNGYVDSAEVLQRESSLAPGTVDAADNVHLERIFRELEEHHIQRFGRAPKLFRRAGETLEIDAGGAAGTATGRPGQRGVPLGRDANSKNVNNAAAAAAGRGYGSVAGKTSASTSERAGSRAKTPASQRGAAPDLSVSGDGGARRRGAGAAADVSGPCPPPAASTLDLGAGDLNDLAEVIRRDIHWGNPNVPWESVAGLDDAKRLLKEAVVMPIRYPELFRGLLAPWRGVLLYGPPGTGKTMLAKAVATECDTTFFNVSSSTVVSKWRGDSEKLVRVLFELAHHHAPSTVFMDEIDALMSARGGPGGGGGGEHEASRRMKTELLIQMDGLASPARCASGVFVLCATNLPWELDLAMLRRLEKRVLVGLPNRDARLAMAKTLLRPHEMDHGVSLDRVADETVGYSGSDVATLCKEMAMRPLRRLMARLEGEGRRAPRAAPVSVGSITEEDARLAMEVTKPSAVLHLSRYEDWCEQFGDHRH
- a CDS encoding predicted protein is translated as MTELGVKANLDPTTWAGAFDCSACGRKRLPAVEFSKNMVLKRRKDESAAIKCLRCTQADEVKEREAAAEKAKARAAEGEGGEVMLHECAKCKESKPASEFSRKQLMQKGPGKQRCSPCLAAEQDEAPQGAAARADALLKAREATAKAEKSGVAASFVASVKETNLEAEMVTGLSAVRIGPGRGRGRGRGSNPNSMLGRGGRGGRGKR
- a CDS encoding cysteine endopeptidase (CP) → MVQRHQALNGQPRPNLGRRLRPRWKRRPDHKLSEEHKKPLGGVIPGQTDYAKLPLSEFANVAKNKGKLGEAFGTRHGRDPITGESYNFYEGNFVAAAFDPADWNLPLNFDARQKWPQCRAIIGTVRDQGKCGSCWAVATAEVMNDRLCIASGGAEQRELSPQYPLSCYDGGSGCQGGDVAVAMHEATTKGMVFGGMLNRSKTACLPYEFEPCEHPCQVQGVIPHECPAHVDDGTCLGNTFKLADQKVFPKSDVYTCPPNDWACIAQEIMTYGPVAVTFGTVHSDFYGYHAGVYTVREEDKNEEGLGMHATKLIGWGFDEATGHPYWLMMNSWDNWGIHGLGRVGVGEMNMEQGIAMVRM